In the genome of Asterias amurensis chromosome 16, ASM3211899v1, one region contains:
- the LOC139948704 gene encoding uncharacterized protein isoform X2, which translates to MSSCTGSQFRCDDGLCIPFTFVCDQHQGDCVGGEDESNCQSNVCAEDQYRCPSGKCIPNYWICDTSNDCPDGADESKFDCQGRQCGTGQFRCNTGSCLPMPFSCDGDTDCKDGEDEVLCSATQQCKSGHFQCTNGQCIPVSKRCNQVKDCSSGEDELDCQDPCPQGFRCKAGNCIHQASVCNKVPDCASGEDELNCPERCLNQFECHNGNCVDLDKRCDGREHCLTGEDENQCPTVCSSLQFRCARSRKCLSREYVCDGMVDCSAEEDEQNCSPCPGQYNCGTVCISLAQVCDGQVDCPGGVDEGSCQRRCSVGEYRCRNSNCIPQRGVCDGTVDCPAGDDEVNCRGRACTMNQYKCREGLCIANNRVCNNRVDCAGGEDEKNCPKLTRCMIGILPVECNNGLCISSSQICNGQSDCPEGEDERGCQDVGCLANQFRCNNGRCISQSLVCNRVSNCIGGEDEQNCRVCSVNEFRCSDSRCITSSQVCNGQNDCVSGEDEQNCNGCSGNEFRCRDGRCIQPALVCNRQSDCIGGEDELNCPGCSTNQFRCSDGRCILSSHVCNSQRDCSDGADELNCNVCTSNDFLCNDGQCISSSKLCNRQSDCAGGEDEHNCHGCITNEFKCTDNSCIMSVQVCNGMNDCPNGEDEVACDDCLPNDFRCTDGQCIQSTQICNQMNDCFSGEDELNCPGCLSNEFQCRDGQCIQSTQICNRQNDCSGGEDEMNCPGCLSNEFQCRDGNCIMATQICNRQNDCSGGEDELNCPGCLANEFQCRDGQCILSTRVCNRQNDCSSGEDELNCPGCLSNEFQCRDGQCVLATRVCNRQNDCSGGEDEMNCPGCLSNEFQCRDGHCIMATQICNQQNDCSSGEDESNCPGCLSNEFQCRDGQCILATRVCNRQNDCSGGEDELNCPGCLANEFQCRDGQCILSTRVCNRQNDCSSGEDESNCPGCLSNEFQCRDGQCILATRVCNRQNDCSGGEDEMNCPGCLSNEFQCRDGQCILSTSLCNRQNDCSGGEDEMNCPGCLSNEFQCRDGQCILSTSLCNRQNDCSGGEDELNCPGCLSNEFRCSDGRCILSSQVCNSQRDCSDGSDELICNICAANDFLCNNGQCIPSSKLCNRQSDCAGGEDEHNCHGCITNEFKCNDNSCIMSVQVCNRKNDCPHGEDEVDCDDCLPNEFRCSDGQCIQSTQICNRRNDCSSGEDELNCPGCLSNEFQCRDGKCILSTLVCNRQNDCSGGEDEMNCPGCLSNEFQCRDGQCILSTLVCNQQNDCSGGEDESNCPGCLENEFQCRDGQCILATQICNRQNDCSGGEDELNCPGCLANEFQCRDGQCVMATQICNRKNDCSGGEDELNCPGCLANEFQCRDGQCILATQICNRQNDCSSGEDELNCPGCLANEFQCRDGQCILATRVCNRQNDCFSGEDELNCPGCLANEFQCRDGQCILATLVCNRQNDCSGGEDELNCPGCLSNEFQCRDGQCILATRICNRQNDCSGGEDELNCPGCLANEFQCRDGQCILATRVCNRQNDCSGGEDEMNCPGCLSNEFQCRDGQCVLATRVCNRQNDCSGGEDEMNCPGCLANEFQCRDGQCILATRVCNRQNDCSSGEDELNCPGCLANEFQCRDGQCILATRVCNRQNDCSSGEDELNCPGCLENEFQCRDGQCILAARVCNRQNDCSSGEDELNCPGCLSNEFQCRDGQCIVSSKICNRQNDCSSGEDELNCPFCLSTEFRCNDGQCVSATKRCNRVDDCTGGEDEHNCQGCITNEFTCNDGSCIFSIQVCNQQNDCPNGEDEQDCPSQSCPTGKFECPYGQCIISDLVCDGKNDCPSGADEMNCPSCQDNEFECDDGRCIASSQVCNKQKDCVGGEDEQNCPIPGCPDGQFQCSDGMCIKSLQVCDKQMDCATGEDERDCQSQPCLLKEFECDDGTCFPSSVVCDNKVDCRTGEDEVDCYERCPAQYECVNGPCIPKDKKCDLIVDCPFGDDEATCSYKNGQCFDNEFECNSGNCIKSGFVCNGRKDCAQGADEENCAVNRCLGRFACQGGRCITLTELCDGERDCPLGDDELSCGASPEPCNGYRCSSGQCIPADARCNGWLDCYGGVDEVGCTVDPCMHLFVCGDGYCINPTLICDGKSDCLNDRDEEGCSPDPCLGMFRCGSGSCIAMSLLCNGLSDCPDGIDEQSCPIVNKCPGAFECRSTGVCIVSTLVCDARKDCPAGEDELGCPDQTCTASQFRCNDGTCISSGLECNGIRNCGGSAGEDERNCQSVLCAVNQFRCNDGSCVFRMNLCDGIWNCVTGEDEMNCPQGCLGNQFECNNGVCIPANWHCDRQYSDCSAGEDEIGCPTTAQNPCPINQFACNSGTCIPASSRCDGLYQDCPNGEDEVQCPTRCGLYELQCGIKCVSADHLCDGVADCLRGEDEVPATCNEFAEIGNCDPHYQFACYNGRCLSREYVCDGITDCLGGEDERLCYQNGMDGIQDVVQIGPVDPSVVLELSQKFAVLKEKVQMLEGPFQEADALKVDLEQVIKECMTTLNGILVTLGLVVDEASNQQPPTTELPSNEMATDRPSVATRPPTLPFPPRPSVNSPPQENPSGDDDSSSQKRRRFKNVNEVLREENLAAELNDEDHINDEELRDENMLAVKSNSSKKKSQKMDRFVSYRKKQLKKLMLKKNNSIG; encoded by the exons AGTAAGAGATGCAATCAAGTCAAAGACTGCAGCTCTGGCGAGGATGAACTTGACTGTCAGGATCCTTGTCCCCAAGGATTTCGCTGCAAGGCAGGAAACTGCATCCATCAAGCTTCAGTCTGCAACAAGGTACCGGACTGTGCTTCTGGCGAGGATGAGCTTAACTGCCCAGAAAGATGCCTTAACCAATTTGAATGCCACAACGGCAACTGTGTAGACTTGGACAAGAGATGCGATGGAAGGGAGCACTGTTTGACCGGAGAGGACGAGAACCAGTGCCCAACTGTTTGCAGTAGTCTTCAGTTTCGCTGCGCAAGAAGTCGGAAGTGTCTAAGCAGAGAGTATGTTTGTGATGGCATGGTTGACTGTAGTGCGGAGGAGGATGAGCAGAATTGTTCACCCTGCCCTGGTCAGTATAACTGTGGGACTGTCTGTATCTCTTTAGCACAAGTATGTGATGGCCAGGTCGACTGTCCTGGAGGAGTTGACGAGGGGAGCTGTCAGAGAAGATGTTCTGTGGGCGAGTATCGTTGTCGCAATTCAAATTGTATACCGCAGAGGGGTGTTTGTGATGGCACGGTGGACTGCCCAGCTGGTGATGATGAGGTTAACTGTCGAGGAAGGGCCTGCACGATGAACCAGTACAAATGCCGTGAAGGATTGTGTATCGCCAATAATCGAGTCTGTAATAATCGGGTCGACTGCGCTGGTGGTGAAGATGAAAAGAACTGCCCAAAACTCACCAGGTGCATGATAGGAATTCTACCCGTTGAATGCAATAATGGACTGTGCATCTCTTCAAGTCAAATTTGTAATGGTCAAAGTGATTGTCCCGAAGGTGAAGATGAACGTGGCTGCCAGGATGTTGGCTGCTTGGCTAACCAGTTCAGGTGCAACAATGGTAGATGCATTTCACAGAGCCTTGTGTGCAACCGTGTCAGTAACTGCATTGGTGGAGAGGATGAACAGAACTGTCGTGTTTGTTCAGTGAACGAGTTTAGATGTAGTGACAGTCGCTGTATCACATCCTCACAAGTCTGCAATGGACAGAACGATTGTGTATCGGGGGAAGATGAACAGAACTGTAATGGTTGTTCGGGGAATGAGTTTCGTTGCAGAGATGGTCGATGTATCCAGCCAGCCTTGGTATGTAATCGACAGTCTGACTGCATTGGCGGGGAGGACGAGTTGAATTGTCCTGGCTGCTCAACAAACCAGTTCCGATGTTCTGATGGTCGATGCATCTTATCTTCACACGTTTGTAACTCGCAAAGAGATTGTTCAGATGGTGCTGATGAGTTGAACTGTAATGTGTGCACATCAAATGATTTCTTATGCAATGATGGTCAGTGTATTTCCTCGAGTAAACTTTGTAATCGACAGTCTGACTGTGCCGGAGGTGAAGATGAACATAATTGCCATGGTTGTATCACAAACGAGTTTAAGTGTACTGACAACAGCTGCATCATGTCAGTCCAAGTTTGTAACGGAATGAATGACTGTCCCAACGGCGAAGACGAAGTAGCTTGTGATGATTGCTTGCCTAACGATTTCCGTTGTACTGATGGTCAATGTATACAGTCAACTCAGATATGTAATCAAATGAATGACTGTTTCAGTGGTGAAGACGAGTTGAATTGTCCTGGCTGCTTGTCAAATGAGTTCCAGTGCAGAGATGGTCAATGTATTCAGTCAACTCAGATATGTAATCGACAGAATGACTGTTCCGGTGGTGAAGACGAGATGAATTGTCCTGGCTGCTTGTCAAATGAGTTCCAGTGCAGAGATGGTAATTGTATTATGGCAACTCAGATATGCAATCGACAGAATGACTGTTCTGGTGGTGAAGATGAGTTGAATTGTCCTGGCTGCTTGGCAAATGAGTTCCAGTGCAGAGATGGTCAATGCATTTTGTCAACACGCGTATGTAATCGACAGAATGACTGTTCCAGTGGTGAAGATGAGTTGAATTGTCCTGGCTGCTTGTCGAATGAGTTCCAGTGCAGAGATGGTCAATGTGTTCTTGCTACTCGGGTATGTAATAGACAGAATGACTGTTCTGGTGGTGAAGACGAGATGAATTGTCCTGGCTGCTTGTCAAATGAGTTCCAGTGCAGAGATGGTCATTGTATTATGGCAACTCAGATATGCAATCAACAGAATGACTGTTCCAGTGGTGAAGATGAGTCGAACTGTCCGGGCTGCTTGTCGAATGAGTTCCAGTGCAGAGATGGTCAATGTATTCTTGCTACTCGGGTATGTAATAGACAGAATGACTGTTCTGGTGGTGAAGACGAGTTGAATTGTCCTGGCTGCTTGGCAAATGAGTTCCAGTGCAGAGATGGTCAATGCATTTTGTCAACACGCGTGTGTAATCGTCAGAATGACTGTTCCAGTGGTGAAGATGAGTCGAACTGTCCTGGCTGCTTGTCGAATGAGTTCCAGTGCAGAGATGGTCAATGTATTCTTGCTACTCGGGTATGTAATAGACAGAATGACTGTTCTGGTGGTGAAGACGAGATGAATTGTCCTGGCTGCTTATCAAATGAGTTCCAATGCAGAGATGGTCAATGCATTTTGTCAACAAGCCTATGTAATCGACAGAATGACTGTTCTGGTGGTGAAGACGAGATGAATTGTCCTGGCTGCTTATCAAATGAGTTCCAGTGCAGAGATGGTCAATGCATTTTGTCAACAAGCCTATGTAATCGACAGAATGACTGTTCTGGTGGTGAAGATGAGTTGAATTGTCCTGGCTGCTTATCAAATGAGTTCCGATGCTCTGATGGTCGATGCATCCTATCTTCACAAGTTTGTAATTCGCAAAGAGATTGTTCAGATGGTTCTGACGAATTGATCTGTAATATCTGTGCAGCAAATGACTTCTTATGCAACAATGGTCAATGTATTCCCTCGAGTAAACTTTGTAATCGACAGTCTGACTGTGCCGGAGGTGAAGATGAACATAATTGCCATGGTTGTATCACAAACGAGTTTAAGTGTAATGACAACAGCTGCATCATGTCAGTCCAAGTTTGTAACAGAAAGAATGACTGCCCACACGGCGAAGACGAGGTAGATTGTGATGATTGCCTGCCAAACGAATTCCGTTGTAGTGATGGTCAATGTATTCAGTCAACTCAGATATGTAATAGACGGAATGACTGTTCCAGTGGTGAGGATGAGTTGAATTGTCCTGGCTGCTTGTCAAATGAGTTCCAGTGCAGAGATGGTAAATGTATTCTGTCGACTTTGGTATGTAATCGACAGAATGACTGTTCCGGTGGTGAAGATGAGATGAATTGTCCTGGCTGCTTGTCAAATGAGTTCCAGTGCAGAGATGGTCAATGTATTCTGTCGACTTTGGTATGTAATCAACAGAATGACTGTTCTGGTGGTGAAGATGAGTCAAACTGTCCTGGCTGCTTGGAGAATGAGTTCCAGTGCAGAGATGGTCAATGTATTCTTGCAACTCAGATATGCAATCGACAGAATGACTGTTCTGGCGGTGAAGATGAGTTGAACTGTCCTGGCTGCTTGGCAAATGAGTTCCAGTGCAGAGATGGTCAATGTGTTATGGCAACTCAAATATGCAACCGAAAGAATGACTGTTCCGGTGGTGAAGACGAGTTGAATTGTCCTGGCTGCTTGGCAAATGAGTTCCAGTGCAGAGATGGTCAATGTATTCTTGCAACTCAGATATGTAATCGACAGAATGACTGTTCCAGTGGTGAAGACGAGTTGAATTGTCCTGGCTGCTTGGCAAATGAGTTCCAGTGCAGAGATGGTCAATGTATTCTTGCAACTCGGGTATGTAATCGACAGAATGACTGTTTCAGTGGTGAAGACGAGTTGAATTGTCCTGGCTGCTTGGCAAATGAGTTCCAGTGCAGAGATGGTCAATGTATTCTTGCAACTCTGGTATGTAATCGACAGAATGACTGTTCCGGTGGTGAAGATGAGTTGAATTGTCCTGGCTGCTTGTCAAATGAGTTCCAGTGCAGAGATGGTCAATGTATTCTTGCAACTCGGATATGCAATCGACAGAATGACTGTTCTGGTGGTGAAGACGAGTTGAATTGTCCTGGCTGCTTGGCAAATGAGTTCCAGTGCAGAGATGGTCAATGTATTCTTGCTACTCGGGTATGTAATAGACAGAATGACTGTTCTGGTGGTGAAGACGAGATGAATTGTCCTGGCTGCTTATCAAATGAGTTCCAGTGCAGAGATGGTCAATGTGTTCTTGCAACTCGGGTATGTAATCGACAGAATGACTGTTCTGGTGGTGAAGACGAGATGAATTGTCCTGGCTGCTTGGCAAATGAGTTCCAGTGCAGAGATGGTCAATGTATTCTTGCAACTCGGGTATGTAATCGACAGAATGACTGTTCCAGTGGTGAAGACGAGTTGAATTGTCCTGGCTGCTTGGCAAATGAGTTCCAGTGCAGAGATGGTCAATGTATTCTTGCTACTCGGGTATGTAATCGGCAGAATGACTGTTCCAGTGGTGAAGACGAGTTGAATTGTCCTGGCTGCTTGGAGAATGAGTTCCAGTGCAGAGATGGTCAATGTATTCTTGCAGCTCGGGTATGTAATCGACAGAATGACTGTTCCAGTGGTGAAGACGAGTTGAATTGTCCTGGCTGCTTGTCAAATGAGTTCCAGTGCAGAGATGGTCAATGCATTGTTTCAAGCAAAATATGTAATCGACAGAATGACTGTTCCAGTGGTGAAGATGAGTTGAATTGCCCATTTTGTTTGTCTACTGAGTTCCGGTGCAATGATGGCCAATGTGTGTCTGCAACAAAACGATGTAACAGAGTAGATGATTGCACTGGAGGTGAAGATGAACATAATTGCCAGGGCTGTATCACTAATGAGTTCACATGTAATGATGGCAGCTGTATTTTTTCAATCCAAGTCTGTAATCAACAGAACGACTGCCCAAATGGAGAGGATGAGCAAGATTGCCCCAGCCAGAGTTGCCCAACCGGCAAGTTTGAGTGCCCTTATGGTCAGTGTATTATCTCAGATCTGGTTTGTGATGGCAAGAATGATTGCCCGTCAGGAGCAGATGAAATGAACTGTCCATCATGTCAAGATAATGAGTTTGAATGTGATGATGGGAGATGTATTGCATCAAGTCAAGTCTGTAATAAGCAGAAAGATTGCGTTGGAGGGGAGGATGAGCAAAATTGTCCCATTCCAGGTTGTCCGGACGGCCAGTTTCAGTGCAGCGATGGAATGTGCATAAAGTCCCTTCAAGTCTGCGACAAGCAAATGGACTGCGCAACAGGCGAGGATGAGCGCGACTGCCAATCTCAGCCATGTCTGTTAAAGGAGTTTGAGTGTGACGATGGTACGTGTTTTCCTAGCTCTGTGGTTTGTGATAATAAAGTCGACTGCAGAACAGGCGAAGATGAGGTGGACTGCTACGAAAGGTGTCCTGCTCAATATGAATGTGTGAATGGTCCTTGTATTCCAAAGGATAAGAAGTGTGATTTAATAGTGGACTGCCCATTTGGCGATGATGAAGCTACGTGCTCGTACAAAAATGGTCAATGCTTCGACAACGAGTTTGAATGCAACTCTGGGAACTGTATTAAATCAGGTTTTGTCTGCAACGGCAGGAAGGATTGTGCACAAGGAGCGGACGAGGAGAACTGTGCTGTCAACAGGTGTCTTGGCCGATTCGCTTGTCAAGGTGGGAGATGCATCACACTGACCGAGCTCTGTGATGGTGAGCGGGATTGCCCGCTTGGAGATGATGAGCTGAGCTGTGGTGCTAGCCCAGAGCCCTGCAATGGTTACAGGTGTAGTAGCGGCCAGTGTATACCAGCAGACGCTCGCTGTAATGGCTGGCTAGACTGCTATGGTGGAGTGGATGAGGTGGGTTGCACGGTAGACCCATGCATGCATCTCTTTGTCTGTGGAGATGGGTACTGCATCAACCCAACTCTTATCTGCGATGGGAAATCAGATTGTCTGAACGACAGAGATGAAGAGGGCTGCAGTCCGGATCCGTGTCTTGGTATGTTCAGGTGTGGTAGCGGTTCCTGCATCGCTATGTCTCTGTTATGCAATGGCCTCTCAGATTGTCCTGATGGAATCGACGAACAGAGTTGCCCTATAGTCAATAAATGTCCTGGTGCTTTTGAATGTCGGAGCACTGGTGTCTGCATTGTGTCCACTCTTGTATGTGATGCCCGTAAGGACTGTCCAGCGGGTGAAGATGAACTTGGATGCCCTGACCAAACATGCACAGCCAGCCAATTCCGCTGCAATGATGGCACGTGCATCTCCTCGGGTCTTGAGTGCAACGGCATTCGCAACTGCGGCGGGAGCGCTGGAGAAGACGAACGGAACTGTCAAAGTGTCCTCTGTGCTGTAAATCAATTCAGATGTAACGATGGATCTTGTGTGTTCAGAATGAATCTGTGTGACGGGATTTGGAACTGTGTGACGGGTGAGGACGAGATGAATTGCCCTCAAGGATGTCTTGGTAATCAATTTGAG TGCAACAATGGTGTGTGTATTCCAGCGAACTGGCATTGTGACAGACAGTATTCAGATTGCTCTGCAGGCGAGGATGAGATCGGCTGCCCCACGAcggctcagaacccttgccccatCAATCAGTTTGCATGTAACTCCGGTACCTGCATTCCAGCAAGTAGTCGATGTGACGGGCTGTATCAAGACTGTCCTAATGGGGAGGATGAAGTGCAATGCCCCACGAGATGCGGCTTGTACGAACTACAG tGTGGGATAAAATGTGTTTCTGCAGATCACCTTTGTGATGGGGTTGCAGACTGTTTACGCGGTGAAGATGAGGTTCCAGCCACCTGCAACGAATTTGCAGAAATAG GCAACTGTGATCCGCACTACCAGTTTGCCTGCTACAATGGCAGATGTCTTTCAAGGGAGTATGTGTGCGATGGCATAACTGACTGTTTGGGAGGTGAGGATGAACGACTCTGCTACCAAAATG GAATGGATGGAATACAAGATGTTGTTCAAATTGGACCAGTGGATCCAA GCGTGGTATTAGAGCTGAGCCAGAAGTTCGCTGTGCTGAAGGAGAAAGTTCAGATGTTGGAGGGACCATTTCAGGAGGCTG ATGCCCTAAAAGTTGACCTTGAACAAGTCATCAAGGAATGCATGACCACCCTGAATGGTATACTTGTCACCCTTGGCCTTGTCGTCGACGAGGCAAGCAACCAACAACCACCTACAACAGAACTCCCCAGCAATGAGATGGCCACTGATCGACCATCAGTCGCAACTAGACCACCAACTCTACCCTTCCCGCCTCGACCAAGCGTCAACTCACCACCACAAGAAAATCCCTCGGGAGACGACGATTCGTCATCACAGAAGCGACGACGTTTCAAGAACGTTAACGAAGTACTGCGAGAAGAAAACCTGGCTGCAGAGTTAAATGATGAAGACCATATCAACGACGAAGAACTACGTGACGAGAATATGCTGGCTGTAAAGTCAAACTCTTCTAAGAAGAAATCTCAGAAAATGGATAGATTTGTTTCCTACCGAAAAAAGCAACTCAAAAAGCTCATGCTTAAGAAAAATAACAGCATTGGATAA